A part of Schistosoma mansoni strain Puerto Rico chromosome W, complete genome genomic DNA contains:
- a CDS encoding putative nucleotide-binding protein 1 (nbp 1)/nbp35, which translates to MSDVPLDAPSPCPGTQSDLAGKASACEGCPNRSLCSSGQARLPLSQREPDTILSIKRRLGSIRHRIIILSGKGGVGKSSLSVCLARGLSRCERSQEIDFCRKLSIPILGVVENMVEFVCPTCKHTCPLFPSFTGGASSLSTTKHNENADDSSFSDLEIIGRLPLDPRLTRALDEGLCPFELAESNSFISQHSKNADGGLQSSDAVIVSFQELFNNLLEKLRK; encoded by the exons ATGTCAGATGTTCCATTAGATGCCCCATCTCCCTGCCCTGGTACACAAAGTGATCTAGCCGGGAAAGCCTCAGCATGTGAAGGTTGTCCTAATCGATCTTTGTGTTCAAGTGGACAAGCCAGACTTCCTCTTTCTCAACGTGAACCAGACACGATTCTCTCCATAAAACGACGTCTTGGTTCAATTCGCCACAGAATAATTATTCTCTCTGGCAAGGGTGGAGTTGGGAAAAGTAGTCTTTCTGTTTGTCTAGCTAGAGGACTAAGCAGGTGTGAACGCAGTCAA GAAATAGATTTTTGTCGGAAACTATCAATCCCAATCTTAGGGGTCGTGGAGAATATGGTTGAATTTGTGTGTCCAACTTGCAAACACACATGTCCATTATTTCCATCATTCACAGGCGGTGCCAGCTCTCTATCCACTACCAAACACAATGAAAATGCTGATGATTCATCATTTTCAGATCTTGAAATAATTGGTCGGTTACCACTTGATCCTAGACTGACCAGAGCTCTTGACGAAGGTTTGTGCCCATTCGAATTAGCTGAGTCGAATTCCTTCATCAGCCAACATTCAAAAA ACGCAGATGGAGGACTTCAATCCTCTGACGCAGTGATTGTCTCATTCCAAGAGTTGTTCAATAATCTTCTTGAAAAGCTTCGTAAATAA